One Fusarium falciforme chromosome 12, complete sequence DNA window includes the following coding sequences:
- a CDS encoding FAD-binding-2 domain-containing protein, which yields MSTLPKEVDVLVVGSGNAGFASAIAAAEAGAGHVLLIDKCPKDWVGGNSYFTAGAYRIAHAGLGDLLPIVNNVSREQAQRIDLAPYSEGDFQKDLDKICIGRSDPELAKTLVTESNSAIKWLASNGVRFQLSFNRQAYEVDGRIKFWGGLHIKTQDGGKGLIADYLAAAERHSVQVSWSTMLSGIQTDPVDGAWIVTVKVDGIDHTLAARAIILAAGGFESNAQKRSQFLGPGWDLAMVRGTPYNTGEVLDLAIQQLGAQPVGNWSGCHSVAWDANANPNIGDREASNEYTKSGYPLGLMLNVDGQRFVDEGVDMRNYTYAKFGRAILQQPEQLAFQVWDAQTTPWLRSEEYREERVEHLKADSLEQLADTCMSRGLRDRDAFLRTIREYNEAVYAHRQEAPSAKWDPAIKDGLSTQSSKKQLALPKSNWALPLEKGPYLAVKVTCGITFTFGGLKVDPQTAQLIRASTDRLIPGVFCVGEMMGGLFYSNYPGGSGLTSGAVFGRKAGRAAAQVAKGRTGLLGH from the coding sequence ATGTCCACGCTCCCTAAAGAAGTCGACGTCCTGGTCGTCGGTAGCGGCAACGCAGGTTTCGCATCTgccatcgccgccgccgaagcCGGCGCAGGACACGTCTTGCTGATCGACAAGTGCCCCAAGGATTGGGTCGGCGGAAACTCGTACTTTACGGCCGGCGCATATCGCATAGCTCATGCTGGGCTTGGTGATCTGTTGCCGATCGTCAACAACGTTAGTCGAGAGCAGGCCCAGAGGATCGACCTGGCGCCGTACTCTGAGGGGGACTTTCAGAAAGATCTGGACAAGATCTGCATCGGACGGTCTGATCCCGAACTTGCCAAGACGCTCGTTACCGAGTCCAACTCGGCTATCAAGTGGTTGGCATCCAATGGTGTTCGGTTCCAGCTCTCTTTCAACAGACAAGCCTACGAGGTTGATGGGAGGATAAAGTTCTGGGGCGGCCTTCATATCAAGACCCAGGACGGCGGCAAGGGCCTAATTGCCGATTATCTTGCCGCAGCTGAGAGACACTCGGTTCAGGTTTCCTGGTCCACAATGCTCAGTGGAATCCAAACCGACCCTGTTGACGGCGCCTGGATTGTGACGGTCAAGGTTGACGGCATCGATCATACTCTGGCGGCCCGAGCCATCATCTTGGCCGCCGGTGGATTTGAATCCAATGCGCAGAAGAGAAGCCAGTTCCTCGGCCCGGGCTGGGATTTGGCCATGGTTCGTGGAACGCCTTACAACACTGGAGAGGTCCTGGATCTTGCTATTCAGCAACTAGGTGCTCAGCCCGTGGGAAATTGGTCAGGTTGTCACTCTGTGGCATGGGATGCTAATGCCAACCCCAACATTGGCGACCGTGAAGCATCAAACGAGTATACCAAGTCCGGATATCCTCTTGGTCTGATGCTCAATGTGGACGGTCAACGCTTTGTCGACGAAGGCGTGGACATGAGGAATTACACCTACGCCAAGTTCGGTCGAGCAATTCTGCAACAGCCCGAGCAACTCGCGTTCCAAGTCTGGGACGCTCAGACTACGCCCTGGCTTCGATCTGAAGAGTACCGCGAGGAGCGCGTTGAGCACCTCAAGGCGGACTCACTGGAGCAGCTTGCGGATACGTGTATGTCCCGCGGTCTCCGAGATAGAGACGCTTTCCTACGCACCATTCGCGAGTACAACGAGGCTGTATATGCTCATAGACAAGAGGCCCCGTCAGCTAAATGGGACCCTGCCATCAAGGACGGTCTATCGACACAATCCTCCAAGAAACAACTGGCCCTCCCCAAGTCGAACTGGGCCCTGCCACTAGAAAAGGGCCCTTATCTCGCAGTTAAGGTTACCTGCGGTATTACTTTCACCTTTGGTGGTCTCAAGGTTGACCCTCAGACAGCCCAACTGATCCGCGCGTCAACCGACCGACTGATACCGGGAGTGTTCTGTGTTGGAGAGATGATGGGAGGATTATTCTATTCCAACTACCCCGGCGGAAGCGGCTTAACTTCTGGCGCTGTCTTTGGTAGGAAGGCTGGCAGGGCGGCGGCTCAAGTCGCCAAGGGTCGTACGGGTCTCCTCGGACATTAG
- a CDS encoding MFS domain-containing protein, with translation MAATPDPHDDPYIDDKAKKIFFDSVNIGNARLYGLGEDLDLVGDQYQLAVSILFVTYILSEVPSNIALQKFTPSRWLALITTGWGVMAALTSIIQSFHGLIICRLLLSALEGSLFPGLAVYLTFFYTKRELALRTAYLFVSSAIAGSAGGLLAYTIGFMDDISGMRGWRWILVLEGVPTLILGISAWFWLANDPETAHFSPPMSEIWS, from the exons ATGGCTGCCACTCCTGATCCTCACGATGACCCTTACAtcgacgacaaggccaagaaaat ctttttcgACAGTGTTAATATTGGAAACGCGAGATTGTACGGTCTTGGAGAGGACTTGGATCTCGTGGGCGATCAATATCAGCTTGCCGTGTCTATCCTTTTCGTCACATACATTCTGTCCGAAGTCCCATCCAATATCGCCCTCCAGAAGTTTACTCCATCTCGATGGCTAGCCCTAATCACCACGGGCTGGGGAGTTATGGCTGCCCTTACTAGCATTATCCAAAGCTTCCACGGGTTGATAATctgtcgtcttcttctcagtGCCCTCGAGGGTAGCTTATTCCCTGGGTTAGCGGTCTACCTGACATTCTTTTATACCAAACGCGAGCTAGCTCTTCGCACCGCTTATCTCTTCGTCTCTTCAGCAATCGCTGGCTCGGCCGGTGGTTTACTTGCCTATACCATTGGCTTCATGGATGATATCTCAGGGATGCGAGGATGGCGGTGGATTCTCGTTCTCGAAGGAGTCCCTACCTTGATTCTCGGCATTTCTGCTTGGTTTTGGCTGGCCAATGACCCCGAAACGGCACATTTCTCTCCTCCGATGAGCGAGATTTGGTCGTGA